CATCTTTTCTTGGACTTTTTTGAACTAATTTCTTCGAACTGCTTGAGTTTGTGCtaatataatgtgaaaaaCGAAATATACCAAGAATGCATTTATAACTTAgcgataaattattaaaataattgttgacattacgttatatattaaagttctTGATAAACCATGTAATTTAACGATTCTAAAAGAATACGCACTAGAATAAAACGGATTGAATCCGTTTcaattttaactataatttttgttatacatgGTCTATTTAACGTTATAAACTTTCTGGTTTTTAACTCTTGTATATGTGGGATTCTGgtataaaaaaagacaaaatttattgaatggTATAATTTTACTGccatctatttataataataacatgattacataaataaaaaagttgaaCTGAAGCAATCAGCATATGAACCGTAGTTTCACCACAGTTCCTCCATTTGCTTGTAGATGGCGCCCAAATACAATACTGCAgtgatgttttaattttcgtaGTACAGAAAGTCCTGAAAAGAATATAGGGATTGTAAATTATCTGTTTAAACGACTGAGAGAAAGATGAGACCATGACCAATAAAATTCGGAGGAACATATTATTCGGCAAGATGGCCATCAGCTCCGTTCGGGACTCAAGACAAGATATCTACAAGTCATATTACTAAAGTAAAACTAAATGATTGAATCTGCCACGATTCCTGTTAATAAAATCTGTCACTGTTCATTTTATgagtttgtttaaattgtcatgaaagtttcattattactattaGAAAGAAAAACTCAACAAATTTCTACAAGAGAGTattgaaacataaaacaaaatgcaccattaagtaattttcaattttacattttgttgTGTGGCCATTTTGGATGACACTTTTTTTCACTTTTGGTGATTGGTCAATAGTCACGCGACACGAAAAAGAACTAGTTTTATAATACTCTATGGGTCTTACAATGAGAAAGCAGGTGCCTAAAACAGCAGCTTTGTAGGAAGCATCCATCTGTGGAAAGTGTATGACAAAGTTATCCCTATCACCATGACTGCGAGTTAGACCGTTCCAGCGTTTGCATATAGCACCAATACGTTTCTTCTCATTGGAATAcaactgaaatttaaattttattattttaaattacttttctcGACCGATTCAGATGAATCCACGTATTCTCGCTACTGTCATATCACTTGTCAATGTTTTGAAAGCCTTGTTGATTGGACCACTCGGATCTTCTCAAATTGGTCAACATTCGACATATCTACAGTTTTATCATAAggatttacataaatatttttgttcctaTAGACTTAGTTCTATTGCGGAAACCTAGTCATAgtagaccagtgtcgataatttttgaaaccaaaaaaaattacagtaggatgaaacccattagaaatgcaggggaatatgatcaaaatgaaaggaaaaataaattacggtcgatccgagttcgggaagtgggaggggggtgacttttaagggggaaaaattgtttatcttgatttccggcgaaactaccagttctatggaaaaaagttaaatggcaaagttgtaggtcataaaaagatctataactttggtatttacaattttttcacataacctcaaaatttaggtgaaaaattcaaaaaaccaagtttttagttttttatttatatcttttttaaaaagttttttttttctacgaaatttggtgaaaacttaccttattatgtcccaaatatactgtaatttatttgattaaaaatatttattttttcgcctcattttaacttaatatcaaaaaagcaccctaattttcaatcgaaaattctgacgtcaaaatttcagcttttttcaaaaagtttgggggctttttgttcgttgaaatatctactttctgatggtgtaaaaaaaaatatacattactataggaaatattattagaaaatgcaaaaaattgaaaaaacctcaaattcgccaattttctttgaattatgtacaattttgaggtatttattaaaatttacactttaattactcaaaaaacgtaagatttcatgcttcattgataaacgaaaaaattgcaaattaaaatatacttctataattaacaaacaaataagttaataaagttaatatttaataagacatctacaatatttgaaaaagttgtagaatcttctgtaaataatatttgtagatgcctatttattgctgttttaagataatttatatacctgagtgaccttcggtgaattttgaatttttctttgaataaagtaaatttctcacaaatcacttagagtaactcagcctgcaggtgtatttttaaaaacgatgttgtacactactctgtatctcgaatactggctaacggtttttacagctgctacgaaatagcaggtatgtagtaaggcccagaccctcctaggtccagccccacttctcaatgaaataacttacactgggctaaaattcaccgaaggtcactcaggtatataaattatcttaaaacagcaataaataggcatctacaaatattatttacagaagattctacaactttttcaaaatattgtatatgtcttattaaatattaactttattaacttatttgtttgttaattatagaagtatattttaatttgcaattttttcgtttatcaatgaagcatgaaatcttacgttttctgagtaattaaagtgtaaattttaataaatacctcaaaattgtacataattaaaagaaaatttgcgaatttgaggttttttcaattttttgcattttctaatgaTATTTCCTAcagtaatgtatatatttttttacaccatcagaaagtagatatttcaacgaacaaaaagcccccaaactttttgaaaaaagctgaaattttgacgtcagaattttcgattgaaaattagggtgcttttttgatattaagttaaaatgaggcgaaaaaataaatatttttaatcaaataaattacagtatatttgggacataataaggtaagttttcaccaaatttcgtagaaaaaaaaaaactttttaaaaaagatataaataaaaaactaaaaacttggttttttgaatttttcacctaaattttgaggttatgtgaaaaaattgtaaataccaaagttgtagatctttttgtgacctacaactttgccatttaacttttttccataggactggtagtttcgccagaaatcaagataaacaatttttcccccttaaaagtcacccccctcccacttcccgaactcggatcgaccgtaatttatttttcctttcattttgatcatattcccctgcatttctaatgggtttcatcctactgtaattttttttcgttttttactatttttgaaggcttcggcactggtctataGTAGTAATGAGGATTTATCATTTGATGTTTCTTTCTAGTGTTGcagtaatttagtttttaaataattcttcttATATGCAACACCTTTTAAAGTACTGTACCCGAATGGCACATTAAATTCCTGAACCACATCTTATTATATGACCAGATCAATAAAACTGGGTTTAATTACACTGctctttttaaagtaatttaaaacggAGAACACTTAACTGTTGTTGTATCTTGATTACGACTACTTATACTTTTACCCCAAAAACAAGATTTTTGCTTCGATAACTCTCACCTCAAAATCACATTGAGAAGTAGTAGAGACGGGGCCCTTTACCCTGATGACCTGTCGATCGTGAGTGTCGTTGATAGTGAGAACGGGCTTGAAGAAGGTCACCTCTTTACGAACGATGGCAGCCAGCTGACCGCAAACATTTACATCCATTTTGTCCTGACCCACGCTGTAGGGACGGCGAAGTTTCATCA
This sequence is a window from Pieris rapae chromosome 20, ilPieRapa1.1, whole genome shotgun sequence. Protein-coding genes within it:
- the LOC110996050 gene encoding phospholipid scramblase 1, whose amino-acid sequence is MSSPEESNALEQLCSLERVVVREKTADYPNCKYVVTSSDGVVLLYAKEDCGIVNKVLAGKTRTFQIDVFDTSDREVMKLRRPYSVGQDKMDVNVCGQLAAIVRKEVTFFKPVLTINDTHDRQVIRVKGPVSTTSQCDFELYSNEKKRIGAICKRWNGLTRSHGDRDNFVIHFPQMDASYKAAVLGTCFLIDFLYYEN